In Rhizobium sp. N324, a single genomic region encodes these proteins:
- a CDS encoding aldo/keto reductase, giving the protein MTAQPIITFHDGHSIPQVGLGVWQTPQEIAAPTVRAAIAAGYRHIDTASGYDNEEGVGEGIRASGLDRKDIFVTTKLRNTDQGYDNTLSAFDGSLKKLGSDYVDLYLVHWPSPHRGLYTETWKAFVRIREEGRARSIGVSNFCPEHLERIIGETGVVPVINQIELHPDFQQKAAQEAHRKLGIATESWSPLGQGKFISNPVIGEIARKHSKTPAQVIIRWHLDTGLVVIPKSVTPSRIEENFQVFDFKLDADDMAAIARLDSAGARMGPDPMTATF; this is encoded by the coding sequence GTGACCGCTCAACCCATCATCACTTTCCATGACGGACATTCCATTCCCCAGGTCGGCCTCGGTGTCTGGCAGACGCCGCAGGAGATCGCCGCTCCGACGGTGCGCGCGGCGATTGCCGCCGGCTATCGCCATATCGATACGGCGTCCGGCTACGACAACGAAGAGGGTGTCGGCGAAGGCATCCGCGCCTCCGGCCTCGACCGCAAGGACATCTTCGTCACCACCAAGCTCAGAAACACCGACCAGGGCTACGACAATACGCTCAGCGCCTTCGACGGCAGTCTGAAGAAGCTCGGTTCCGACTATGTCGACCTCTATCTCGTTCACTGGCCGTCGCCGCATCGCGGCCTCTACACCGAAACCTGGAAGGCCTTCGTGCGCATCCGCGAAGAGGGCCGCGCCCGCTCGATCGGCGTGTCGAATTTCTGTCCCGAACATCTGGAGCGCATCATCGGCGAAACCGGCGTCGTTCCGGTCATCAACCAGATCGAGCTGCATCCCGACTTTCAGCAGAAAGCGGCGCAGGAGGCGCACAGGAAACTTGGTATCGCCACTGAATCCTGGAGCCCGCTCGGCCAGGGCAAGTTCATCTCGAACCCCGTTATCGGTGAGATCGCCCGGAAACATAGCAAGACGCCGGCTCAGGTCATCATCCGCTGGCACCTCGACACCGGCCTCGTCGTCATCCCGAAGTCGGTGACGCCGTCGCGCATCGAGGAGAATTTCCAGGTGTTCGACTTCAAGCTCGATGCCGACGATATGGCGGCGATTGCCAGGCTCGACAGCGCCGGCGCCCGCATGGGGCCGGACCCGATGACGGCAACTTTCTGA
- a CDS encoding L,D-transpeptidase family protein, translating to MKPSTIVVRPAPGRKSRAIVRLGAITVPAAIGRSGRSVIKREGDGATPIASMRLISGFRRGERNGRLATPLPIRRIRADMLWCDQPGNASYNRLVRAPFGASHEEMRRSDGLYDICLVMDWNISSRVRNRGSAIFFHLIRPGYEPTAGCVAVSLRDMRRLLPHLRKGTIVRVL from the coding sequence GTGAAGCCGTCGACGATCGTGGTGCGGCCGGCGCCCGGGCGCAAGAGCCGGGCGATCGTCCGGCTCGGCGCGATCACCGTCCCTGCCGCGATCGGCCGCTCCGGCCGCAGCGTGATCAAACGCGAGGGCGACGGCGCCACGCCGATCGCCTCGATGCGGCTGATATCCGGCTTCCGGCGCGGTGAGCGCAACGGCCGGCTTGCTACCCCGCTTCCCATCCGCCGAATCCGCGCCGACATGCTCTGGTGTGATCAGCCCGGCAACGCCAGCTATAACCGCCTCGTCCGGGCGCCGTTCGGCGCAAGCCATGAGGAGATGCGGCGCAGCGACGGGCTTTACGACATCTGCCTGGTGATGGACTGGAACATCTCCTCGCGGGTGCGCAATCGCGGCTCGGCGATCTTCTTCCATCTCATCCGCCCAGGCTACGAGCCGACGGCCGGTTGCGTGGCGGTCAGCCTGCGCGACATGCGCCGGCTTCTGCCGCATCTTCGGAAGGGGACGATTGTCCGGGTCCTCTGA
- a CDS encoding response regulator transcription factor, producing the protein MTARTILLVDDDDDLRQTLTEQLSLYEEFSVLQEANAGKGVATARSTPVDLLIMDVGLPDMDGREAVKLLRKGGFKAPIIMLTGHDTDSDTILGLEAGANDYVTKPFRFAVLLARIRVQLRQHEQSEDATFTVGPYLFKPSQKLLTTDNGQKIRLTEKEAAIIRYLYRAEQKVVTRDVLLEEVWGYNSGVTTHTLETHVYRLRQKIERDPSNAEILVTENGGYKIIP; encoded by the coding sequence ATGACCGCACGCACCATTCTTTTGGTGGATGACGACGATGACCTTCGTCAGACGCTGACGGAGCAATTGTCGCTGTATGAGGAATTTTCGGTTCTGCAGGAAGCCAACGCCGGCAAGGGTGTTGCCACCGCCCGCTCGACGCCGGTCGACCTCTTGATCATGGATGTCGGCCTGCCCGATATGGATGGCCGCGAGGCGGTCAAGCTGCTGCGCAAGGGCGGCTTCAAGGCGCCGATCATCATGCTGACCGGCCACGATACCGATTCGGATACGATCCTCGGCCTCGAAGCCGGCGCCAACGATTATGTCACCAAGCCTTTCCGCTTCGCCGTGCTGCTCGCGCGCATCCGGGTGCAGCTGCGCCAGCACGAGCAGAGCGAGGACGCCACCTTCACCGTCGGCCCCTACCTGTTCAAACCGAGCCAGAAGCTGCTGACCACCGACAACGGCCAGAAGATCCGGCTGACGGAAAAGGAGGCGGCGATCATCCGCTATCTCTACCGGGCCGAACAGAAGGTCGTCACCCGCGACGTGCTTCTCGAAGAGGTCTGGGGCTATAACTCGGGCGTCACCACGCATACGCTGGAAACCCATGTCTATCGGCTGCGCCAGAAGATCGAGCGCGATCCCTCCAATGCCGAAATCCTGGTGACGGAAAACGGCGGCTACAAGATCATACCCTAG
- a CDS encoding cyclic nucleotide-binding domain-containing protein, giving the protein MALTDDIRMLAQLPLFKDMNEDQLRLIAFGADRRMIAAGQMLFRQGSPAESAYVVLSGSLELSATSSDGIQRTGGIAGPGTLVSELALVTLVERKFTAVAREDTSIIRITRALFHRLIEEYPEAARPIENRIRDNLAELAAKAASQFYRFS; this is encoded by the coding sequence ATGGCGCTGACCGACGACATCCGCATGCTCGCGCAGCTTCCTCTGTTCAAGGACATGAACGAGGATCAGCTGCGGCTGATTGCCTTCGGCGCCGACCGGCGCATGATCGCCGCCGGCCAGATGCTGTTTCGCCAGGGCTCGCCCGCCGAGAGCGCCTATGTCGTCCTCAGCGGCAGCCTGGAGCTGAGTGCAACGAGCAGTGACGGCATACAGAGGACGGGGGGGATCGCCGGCCCGGGAACGCTGGTTTCCGAGCTGGCGCTGGTGACGCTGGTGGAGCGCAAATTCACCGCGGTCGCGCGCGAGGACACCAGCATCATCCGCATTACCCGTGCCCTTTTCCACCGGCTGATCGAAGAATATCCGGAAGCAGCCCGGCCGATCGAGAACCGCATCCGCGACAATCTCGCCGAACTTGCGGCAAAGGCCGCAAGCCAGTTCTACCGCTTCAGCTGA
- a CDS encoding exodeoxyribonuclease III, with the protein MGLSITTWNINSVRLRMPIVEQLVLKQRPDILCLQETKVTNELFPAAPLRAMGYDHIIIHGQKGYHGVAIASRIPLTEDHRQDYCGVGDARHISAIFEHGNRRIRLHNFYVPAGGDEPDRTINPKFGHKLDFIEEMKHLKANGEANTSAILVGDLNIAPLEHDVWSHKQLLKIVSHTPVETDGLLEVMKRGAWLDLMRHHVPESEKLYTWWSYRAKDWEAADRGRRLDHIWSSSDLGPHLRRIEILKEARGWDRPSDHVPVTAHFDL; encoded by the coding sequence ATGGGCTTGTCGATCACCACCTGGAACATCAACTCGGTGCGGCTGCGCATGCCGATCGTCGAGCAGCTCGTTCTCAAGCAGCGGCCGGATATTCTCTGCCTGCAGGAAACCAAGGTGACGAACGAGCTCTTCCCGGCGGCCCCGCTGCGGGCCATGGGCTACGATCACATCATCATCCACGGCCAGAAGGGCTATCATGGCGTGGCGATCGCCTCGCGCATTCCGCTGACGGAGGATCACCGGCAGGATTATTGCGGGGTCGGCGATGCCCGCCATATCTCGGCGATCTTCGAACATGGCAACCGCCGTATCCGGCTGCACAATTTCTACGTCCCGGCCGGTGGCGACGAGCCGGATCGCACGATCAATCCGAAATTCGGCCACAAGCTCGATTTCATCGAGGAGATGAAGCATCTGAAAGCCAATGGCGAGGCGAATACGTCGGCGATCCTGGTCGGCGACCTGAACATCGCGCCGCTGGAGCACGATGTCTGGTCGCACAAACAGCTGCTGAAAATCGTCAGCCATACGCCCGTCGAAACCGACGGCTTGCTCGAGGTGATGAAGCGCGGCGCCTGGCTCGATCTCATGCGCCATCATGTGCCGGAGAGCGAGAAGCTTTATACCTGGTGGAGCTACCGCGCCAAGGACTGGGAGGCGGCCGACCGCGGCCGCCGTCTCGACCATATCTGGTCGTCATCGGATCTCGGGCCGCATCTCCGGCGCATCGAGATCCTGAAGGAGGCGCGCGGCTGGGATCGGCCCTCGGACCATGTGCCGGTCACGGCGCATTTCGATCTGTGA
- a CDS encoding outer membrane lipoprotein carrier protein LolA, producing MSNSDTFLSGLTVTRRDLLGAFALAAMASAIPFGAHAQAAAPASGTAQAIADHFSGVTTMQGEFVQFGPRGEQTGGKFFIQRPGKLRFNYDDPSPMRVIADGKNVAIGNTKLKTWDLYPLSKTPLSLLLAQRIDLSAGMVKGVKEESDLTTIALGNNTVFGNSTITMMFDPKTYDLRQWTITDNQGKDTSVMIFNVKTGVQFDDRVFRVPYETIPGTPQSRD from the coding sequence ATGAGTAACTCCGACACCTTCCTCTCCGGCCTGACGGTAACGCGCCGCGATCTTCTCGGCGCCTTTGCTCTCGCTGCGATGGCAAGCGCCATTCCTTTCGGCGCGCATGCGCAGGCGGCGGCTCCGGCCTCCGGCACGGCGCAGGCGATCGCCGACCATTTCTCCGGCGTCACGACGATGCAGGGCGAATTCGTGCAGTTCGGTCCGCGCGGCGAGCAGACCGGCGGCAAGTTCTTCATCCAGCGTCCCGGCAAGCTGCGCTTCAACTATGACGATCCGTCGCCGATGCGGGTGATCGCCGACGGCAAGAACGTCGCCATCGGCAATACCAAGCTGAAAACCTGGGATCTCTATCCGCTTTCCAAGACGCCGCTCAGCCTGCTGCTGGCGCAGCGCATCGACCTGTCGGCCGGCATGGTGAAGGGCGTGAAGGAAGAGTCCGATCTGACGACGATCGCGCTCGGCAACAATACGGTGTTCGGAAACTCGACCATCACCATGATGTTCGACCCGAAGACCTACGATCTGCGCCAGTGGACGATCACCGACAATCAGGGCAAGGACACGTCGGTGATGATTTTCAACGTCAAGACAGGCGTGCAGTTCGACGATCGCGTCTTCCGCGTGCCCTATGAGACCATTCCGGGCACGCCGCAGTCGCGCGACTGA
- a CDS encoding FtsK/SpoIIIE family DNA translocase has product MARSTSPAMDGRPDRFSFSAFMLRQIQALIGFAIFLLLALCVAALATWNVADPSYSYATANLPTNILGYSGAAFADLVMQFLGLASVVSMLPIVAWALALISGRRFSRIPARAGAWLAGTVLSCAVIGCFPPPLTWPIPNGIGGVVGDMILRFPALFVGAYPTGTFAMVVGCIFAAPTAWMMLFASGLVGRSEAEEEIEEDYVGTTSKARVVGDEDEEDESRWVALSGAVTHAWYMSQGRLRRLLGMGPRKRRQGDFESPYDFNDDEFGTLNEPVRAKAPATRGERMEPSMEPSMGARAASPRRIVAPPSLSIDDEDDDDDLPFDRDMPPRPADILPDDDDDDWMIRAPAKAAGKPEPRVVPAVSRPKPGARVEREAQGSFIRPEGFQLPSMHLLAEPKNVVRDSTLSADALEQNARMLEGVLEDFGVKGEIIHVRPGPVVTLYELEPAPGIKSSRVIGLADDIARSMSAIAARVAVVPGRNAIGIELPNQTRETVYLRELIASRDFDGSKAKLAMALGKTIGGEAVIADLAKMPHLLVAGTTGSGKSVAINTMILSLLYRMTPEQCRLIMIDPKMLELSVYDGIPHLLSPVVTDPKKAVVALKWTVREMEERYKKMSKIGVRNIDGFNTRVEQALSKGEAISRTVQTGFDRHTGEAMYETEEFDLRPMPYIVVIIDEMADLMMVAGKDIEGAVQRLAQMARAAGIHVIMATQRPSVDVITGTIKANFPTRISFQVTSKIDSRTILGEQGAEQLLGQGDMLYMAGGGRIQRVHGPFVSDVEVEEIVSYLKTQGSPQYLDAITADDDDDGDYGGGGGGPAGTSNLSDSEDPYDQAVAIVLRDGKASTSYVQRRLGIGYNRAASLIERMEKEGIIGPANHAGKREILVPTEGDILDR; this is encoded by the coding sequence ATGGCAAGAAGCACGTCGCCGGCGATGGATGGCCGTCCGGATCGGTTCTCCTTCTCGGCATTCATGCTGCGGCAGATCCAGGCGCTCATCGGCTTTGCGATCTTTCTGCTGCTGGCACTCTGCGTCGCGGCCCTGGCGACGTGGAACGTCGCCGATCCAAGCTATTCCTATGCCACGGCCAACCTGCCGACCAACATCCTCGGCTACAGCGGTGCTGCCTTTGCCGATCTCGTCATGCAGTTTCTCGGCCTTGCCAGCGTCGTTTCGATGCTGCCGATCGTCGCCTGGGCGCTGGCGCTGATCTCGGGCCGCCGCTTCAGCCGCATCCCCGCCCGTGCCGGCGCCTGGCTCGCCGGCACGGTGCTGTCCTGCGCGGTGATCGGCTGCTTTCCGCCGCCGCTCACCTGGCCGATCCCGAACGGCATCGGCGGCGTCGTCGGCGATATGATCCTGCGCTTTCCCGCCCTCTTCGTCGGCGCTTATCCCACCGGTACCTTCGCCATGGTCGTCGGCTGCATCTTTGCCGCGCCGACCGCCTGGATGATGCTGTTTGCCTCAGGTTTGGTCGGCCGCAGCGAGGCCGAGGAGGAGATCGAGGAAGATTACGTCGGAACGACAAGCAAGGCCCGCGTCGTCGGAGACGAGGACGAGGAGGACGAGTCGCGCTGGGTCGCTCTCAGCGGTGCGGTGACGCATGCCTGGTACATGAGCCAGGGGCGGCTGCGCCGCCTTCTCGGCATGGGGCCGCGCAAGCGCCGCCAGGGCGATTTCGAATCGCCCTATGATTTCAACGATGACGAGTTCGGCACGCTGAACGAACCGGTTCGCGCCAAGGCGCCGGCGACGCGCGGCGAGCGGATGGAACCGTCGATGGAGCCATCGATGGGAGCACGGGCGGCTTCGCCGCGCCGCATCGTCGCGCCGCCGTCGCTTTCCATCGACGACGAAGATGATGACGACGATCTGCCGTTCGACCGCGATATGCCGCCGCGCCCGGCCGATATCCTGCCGGATGACGATGACGACGACTGGATGATCCGCGCGCCGGCGAAAGCCGCCGGCAAGCCGGAGCCGCGTGTCGTTCCCGCCGTCTCACGTCCGAAGCCCGGCGCCCGTGTCGAGCGGGAGGCGCAGGGCTCGTTCATTCGTCCGGAAGGTTTCCAGCTTCCCTCGATGCATCTGCTTGCCGAACCGAAGAATGTCGTGCGCGATTCGACGCTTTCGGCCGATGCGCTGGAGCAGAACGCCCGCATGCTCGAAGGCGTGCTCGAGGATTTCGGCGTCAAGGGCGAGATCATCCATGTCCGCCCCGGTCCCGTCGTCACGCTTTATGAACTGGAGCCGGCGCCCGGCATCAAGTCGTCGCGGGTCATCGGCCTTGCCGACGATATCGCCCGCTCGATGAGCGCCATTGCCGCCCGCGTCGCCGTCGTGCCCGGCCGCAACGCGATCGGCATCGAATTGCCGAACCAGACGCGCGAGACCGTCTATCTGCGCGAACTCATCGCGTCCCGCGATTTCGACGGCAGCAAGGCCAAGCTCGCCATGGCGCTCGGCAAGACGATCGGCGGCGAAGCCGTCATTGCCGACCTTGCCAAGATGCCGCATCTGCTCGTCGCCGGCACCACCGGCTCGGGCAAGTCGGTCGCCATCAACACGATGATCCTGTCGCTGCTCTATCGCATGACGCCGGAACAGTGCCGGCTGATCATGATCGACCCGAAGATGCTCGAACTCTCCGTCTATGACGGCATTCCGCATCTGCTTTCGCCCGTCGTCACCGATCCGAAGAAGGCCGTCGTCGCGCTCAAATGGACGGTGCGCGAGATGGAAGAGCGCTACAAGAAGATGTCGAAGATCGGTGTGCGCAACATCGACGGCTTCAACACCCGCGTCGAGCAGGCCCTGTCGAAGGGCGAGGCGATTTCGCGCACGGTGCAGACCGGCTTCGACCGCCACACCGGCGAGGCAATGTACGAGACCGAAGAATTCGACCTGAGGCCGATGCCCTATATCGTCGTCATCATCGACGAAATGGCCGACCTGATGATGGTCGCCGGCAAGGATATCGAAGGCGCCGTGCAGCGTCTGGCGCAGATGGCGCGTGCCGCCGGCATCCACGTGATCATGGCGACGCAGCGCCCGTCGGTCGACGTCATCACCGGCACGATCAAGGCGAACTTCCCGACCCGCATTTCCTTCCAGGTGACCTCGAAGATCGACAGCCGCACCATTCTCGGCGAACAGGGTGCCGAACAGCTGCTCGGCCAGGGCGACATGCTCTATATGGCGGGCGGCGGGCGTATCCAGCGCGTGCACGGCCCGTTCGTCTCGGATGTCGAGGTTGAGGAGATCGTCTCCTATCTGAAGACCCAGGGCTCGCCGCAGTATCTCGATGCCATCACTGCCGATGACGACGACGATGGCGATTACGGCGGCGGTGGCGGCGGCCCCGCCGGCACGTCGAATCTTTCGGATTCGGAAGATCCCTATGACCAGGCCGTCGCCATCGTGCTGCGCGACGGCAAGGCTTCGACCTCCTACGTCCAGCGCCGACTCGGCATCGGCTACAACCGGGCCGCCTCGCTCATCGAGCGGATGGAGAAGGAGGGCATCATCGGGCCGGCCAACCATGCCGGCAAACGCGAAATTCTCGTTCCCACAGAAGGCGACATCCTCGACCGCTGA